In the Streptomyces sp. BHT-5-2 genome, one interval contains:
- a CDS encoding metal-dependent hydrolase — protein MMGHSHAVSGALLFAGTAPYLPPLVLHTHLAPQEVLIGTVLCAGAALLPDLDHHDGTIANFLGPVSKTLCRFVSWISGGHRHATHSLFFVALMTVGSWAGITYLGRPFTLAMTFFLLAMAVRALNLCPPGHGFHAWGTIVALAGLGTAAIDKFIPSAPGWLPYAIGLGCLAHLIGDSLTKRGAPWLWPLKTRYEIVLIKSSGNKLETEILTPLMGAATIVLLWLTVLAPHPLN, from the coding sequence ATGATGGGCCATTCGCATGCCGTGAGCGGCGCTCTGCTGTTCGCGGGCACCGCACCCTACCTGCCGCCGCTGGTGCTGCACACGCATCTGGCGCCGCAGGAGGTCCTCATCGGCACAGTGCTGTGCGCAGGCGCCGCGCTGCTGCCCGACCTGGACCACCATGACGGGACGATCGCCAACTTCCTCGGCCCGGTCTCGAAGACGCTCTGTCGGTTCGTCAGCTGGATCTCCGGCGGACACCGGCATGCGACGCACTCCCTGTTCTTCGTCGCCCTCATGACCGTCGGCAGCTGGGCCGGAATCACCTACCTGGGGCGGCCGTTCACCCTCGCCATGACCTTCTTCCTCCTGGCCATGGCCGTGCGCGCGCTCAATCTCTGCCCGCCCGGGCACGGCTTCCACGCGTGGGGCACCATTGTGGCCCTGGCCGGTCTGGGCACGGCGGCCATCGACAAGTTCATCCCGTCCGCGCCCGGTTGGCTGCCGTACGCCATCGGTCTGGGATGCCTGGCGCATCTGATCGGCGACTCCCTCACCAAGCGCGGCGCACCGTGGCTGTGGCCGCTCAAGACCCGGTACGAAATAGTCCTCATCAAGAGCAGCGGCAACAAGCTGGAGACCGAGATACTCACCCCGCTGATGGGCGCCGCCACCATCGTTCTGCTCTGGCTGACCGTCCTGGCGCCGCACCCCCTCAACTGA
- a CDS encoding LURP-one-related/scramblase family protein, whose translation MRYLVRDRMLAFHEEAWVETEHREKLLKVNRKLFRLRTTFDFVDTEGNQVASIVKKALTLHHTILIKQNGELVGRISKRAFGFFGDRFKVSLTDGRRLRIVGSFWDREFDILYDGTCLARISRRWFSIRDAYAVDVMSEPDALLLIVLAVCVDHTLEDRKGERLTNL comes from the coding sequence ATGCGTTACCTGGTACGCGATCGCATGCTGGCGTTCCACGAAGAAGCCTGGGTCGAGACCGAGCATCGGGAGAAGCTGCTCAAGGTCAACCGCAAACTGTTCCGTCTGCGGACCACGTTCGACTTCGTGGACACCGAGGGCAACCAGGTCGCCAGCATCGTCAAGAAGGCCCTCACTCTCCATCACACCATCCTGATCAAGCAGAATGGCGAGCTGGTGGGCCGTATCAGCAAGCGGGCCTTCGGGTTCTTCGGGGACCGCTTCAAGGTCAGCCTGACGGACGGTCGGCGGCTGCGGATAGTCGGCAGCTTCTGGGACCGCGAATTCGACATCCTCTACGACGGCACTTGCCTGGCGCGCATCTCGCGCCGCTGGTTCAGCATCCGCGATGCGTACGCGGTGGATGTGATGAGCGAGCCGGACGCCCTGCTGTTGATAGTCCTGGCGGTCTGCGTGGACCACACGCTGGAGGACCGCAAGGGCGAACGGCTCACCAATCTCTGA